TGGAACTTCGTCtatacacacacacgcacacactacaattataaaaaaaatgcacaCAAAAACCTTAAATAGCTAGTTTCTCACATGTCGGCCATTTGACAGTTCTCAGGAGGGAGGGAAGAATCAACTGATGATCAGAACTTGCTGCAATATATATAATCGTCAAGTCCCAAATTGCCAATATATCTCTAATAGTTATTACTCTCCCAGTATATTCAATTCCCTATAATATTCGGACaatacttaaaaaaagaaatatttggactttattagaataattaacttaaaaaattttatttaatcacccttagtatatatatttgtatataggAGATGAAGTTATTAACTGAAACTACAATATTAGAATTTCATATCTGTTCCATAGGATCATATATGCATACCTGCAGATGCAATGGCTATTGGCTAATATACGgtaaaagattatatacaagTAGGAAGTTAATTCGTATAAGAAATTCTTGGGTTTCTTGAAGATATTAAGCGAATTAATGGTTAATTTGAAGAGAAAAGCAAGTACAATCTTGGTTCTAATTGatcaagaaggaaaaaaaattgtaaaagaatcaataaaaaaacaaacttcaTTAAATCTGATCCTTGTAGTTAATTTTCCCTCATTTCCCATgaacatattaaataaattaaagtacAATGATATAGAATCAATAATCCGCAATAGAAGAACAGTTTCATAGATTTATACAAAGACTCAGATCTTTAGTCTCCCATATgtataaaaagaagaagaagaaaaagggaaagaaacaGAAGTTAATAAATAACCAAGGCAAGCAACATATATAGTATATTTTGGAAGGATGCAGCAAGCATGAACTAAAATGGATAGTACTGATTTCGCTTCCTTTGTTATATCCatctctttatggaagaaaagaaaaaaagaatcacACAAGACAAACACTGAAATAGcaattatttgtgaattcataCAATTGCACATATCCACATAATCTGCAACACGTTCAAATCTAGATGATGTTTTAACATCACATATAATAAACTGGAAGGAGGAAGATGACCTTGACCTTGAGCTTGAGCATGAGAGAGTGCCGATGAGAACTGAATCCCTTATTTGTACATGTTATTATTCAAACTCCACAAAGCAGCTATATATATAAgcagaaaatatataataattaataatctcACTTATCTCCAAACAAGTACCCCAGTGAGGAATCTCCACCAGGAACCGACTTGACTTTTGTTGAAGGACGAtcctgaaaaaataatttaagcaGTTGGTAAAAGAAGATCACAAACAAACAATTTCCActgttaatttattataattaagtatCATGAGAAGTACTCACAGTTATGAAGTTGCCAGAGTTCTGGCCTTGAGACCTTTGGTAGTTGTTTGAAACGTTTTGTTTCCCAGAAGATTGAGTATCAGGAGATTTCTCTGTGGTGGTGTCGATACCGTACGGAGGAATGCTAACAGTAGTCTGCCCGGCCGGAGGTTTAGAAGGTTGCTCGTCAGGACTAAACAGATAGCCTAAGGAACTTTGTCCACCACCATAACTCCCACCTCTACTCATGgctgattttatttttagatctGCTTAATTATCGAATTATTACAAATAACGAGAGCAAAGGTAAGAACCCTAATTTATAGCAACTTTGTTGATCATGTATGTATGTAgatgcatacatacataaatacatacatacatgcatgcatTATTGATAAAATGCATCATGCTTAGTTGGTCTTTTATTCTCATTATTGAGTAGTTGACCCAATTTTGCAGAATTGATAGCATTAGAAATAAGTTTCATGTTGAAAAGGGCCATACTAgcaatgaatttatattttcttgatttcttcAGGTATATGCACGATCAACATATAGATTTTGGCTACTAACTGATCAGCAATATGATCTTGAgctaaatatgtaaaatttttgcTTGACCAACTGTACATGCATACTTCCTATTAATGGTCtacaattaattaatcttaattaagttCATGGGGAAACTTAGTGGTCTAGAAGTAAGAAGGTGAAAACAGCATTATCATTTCAATATTTGTAGCCTTCTCAACTCTTGCATGaacaaagtaaaaaatcttattaatataAACATCCGACGCCAATAACacacatttaaaaaatgatcatgTATGAAAACCTCGGCAGTTACATACACACACTTTCTAAGGCTTATACATGTATGCAAttattttttggccaaatgactatttcccacccaaggtttgatgttttctcaagtttccatcttttaactatggaaacactaaacacccacctatggccggttagatttaacaaaactctaacggtggtaagggtaaaatcgtcattttcgctataatattaaaaataaactaaaatagaatctattttgccccccctaaactttaaaaactaaaatttttccccagtctaagttttaaaaaatcgccgtttcaccctagggtttccttttgaaatctccggtgacatctctggctccattgccgacgacttctccctcccaaagcttcctctccttccgacgaactctttcctcccatttggacatcAGATCagagtcggagaagccgtggaagacaaagaactttgtctgggaagatgatcgtcttcccagatgacttctCTCTGAGTCGGATGCGTAGTGCAAGAGTTGAGggcggccgtcggtggaagagaaaccgtctggaggggaagacggccggtgatggcgtcagagaaaatgaaagggtttggaaataaaccctagggggaaatgtaatcttttcaaacttagcttagggaaaaaatgttagtttttaaacttttaggggggaaaataaaattaaatttactaccgttagggttttgttaaatctaaccgatcatgggtgagtgtttggtgttttcataattaaaaagtataaacttgagaaaacatcaaaccttgggtgggaaatagtcatttggccttattttttaagtttattagtaTCTAATGAATTAAAGCCatgcaaattaattaagatagTCAAAATGACACTTCAATTGTCGCCAGCTTCACAGTGTTAGTGGGTGAAATGTCGAATCAAAAGACTTAATAAGGAATTTAaagcaaaatatattaaacttaattGAAAGTTAAATAGGGAAATCACGTGTTGACAAGTCAATTGACAAATCCTTTGTTGGCAACTTGGCACACAGACTTAATACACGGTTAACACTGGCCCCATATTGCTGGATGGCTGTGGCTGGCTGGCATCTACTAGACATGACAGACCGGACTTGATGATCTTCAATCTCACAATCCAATCAACACTGTAGCCTGTCAGTCTATGCAAAGGTGATTGTACCTCACTACATGTAAAAGTCACAAAGACAAGACTCAAAATGGGAAACACTGTAGCTTGATCATGTGGCTTGGGCCTAAACGACAATATTTTATTCGATTAGGAGCAAGCTAAAAGAGACAAAGCGTACTCGatttattagaatatattttatatatttagttttttatattaaaatatattttaaatatttaattttttgttatatattattatgtattaattaaatttattctatttcCTTGTATAAAGTttaagatatgtatatatttatgtacaatTCCTTTATTGAAACACAGAAATATATacagaaaaaattattcatGTGACATAGTATCAGAGTCCTATTCATGGAGTTGAATCAGATAAAGGAATGactttaacattaaaataacataCAGAAGAAGATTAAGTTTTGGTTGGCCACGAACTGTTGCAACTGCAGGACCCATCAGTGGATTGGATTGTATTCCTCGCAGAAAAAGTTGAGGCTTAAAACATGAATGATTTTCGTAGTTCAATTTAGATGGATTTATATAGCTCGGTTGGAAGGGAGCTGGTAGGCCAATGGAATATTTCAAAGCATGGTTCATCGATGAGCCAGCAGCCACTTTCACCAGTTAGATAAAAGATAAGTGGCACGCATATCTGGTCCTCCAAAATCTTGTTCCTCTATACAATTTTGTTTAGGTTAATGAAGATCTATCCTCGATGACATTTTGTGTGAAATCGAGGTTCACATTATTAAATTAGGAATCTTTTGTTGTATCAGGAGCTGGGAAAGTTGAAAGACTGAACCATAGCCATGAAATTGTCGAGGGTCTAGTCACTTTAATGAGAGCCCATATGTCTCAACCTTTTTGCAGTAGTTGATCGAAAACTATAATGTCTATGGTCCACGTATGACACATCTGAATGACATATTTTGAAGATGGGAAACGCCAATTCCCACCAAACTTTTAGGGTAATCACGAATTTATATTTACAAGAGATAAAAAACTCTTATTCTCAtctatgattaaattattatccaaatttttagttaaagatagagataaaatcgttattttaattataaactttaaaactttaaaattttaccatttttttcctccaggttttaaaaactaacacctcaacctatctttaaagtttaaaaagtttagatttcatccataagatttgcttccttctctggccaccaccgaTAGCCGACGTATTTTACCGATCTCTCATCTCcaactacaaaggacgacccttcgtcgtctagatttggatgacgaaatgtcatccagatctggaagaacagaagaaggacgacgcttcgtcgtccttcatcgtTGCGTCTAGACGatgcgacgagcgacgaaggacgatgaagcgtcatccttcgtcgtttGGGTGGAGCGAAGAAGGGAGATGACGAAGAGACAaaaatctcttcatcacactaccgtcgtcgcaccaggagaaggaggagatCGGAGACAAcgtcgaaagatgaagttgaagaatgaaggtgaaactactatttttgaaatttatgagGATGGttgcattttaaaaaatatagaaaccctaggttttggggtgaaaaattactttttaaagtttaaaaactttaaataaagatgaaatgttagtttctaaaacctaaggggagtgaaaataatcaattttataattttttaatataaaaaataaaataactattttatctctcattttaacagaaaaattaacaaaaatttatctttaagtggaaataaagattttttatttttcgtaAATATAGCTTTGAGAATacctaaaagttgggtgggaaatagtccttttccctttgaaGATAGTTAAAAAGCTGAAAAGTGGGGCTGAATCTGAAGGCCATGAGCAGTAGATTATGTCATAAAAAGAGTTACAGTACTTTCATCAGATAAACCCTTAAACTCCTCCTGGTGCCAAGCTTAACCGTACTAATTTAACCCTAGACCTAGAGTAGAACCTAACTAAAGATTTGGTTTTGGTATGCTTTTCCAAAAGAGTGAGTAAGACAACAGGTTAAAGATACCCATAGAAAAAGActacaaagaaattaaaatgaaatgatataaatctCCTAATTTGTCGATGAAAACGACTTGACTATGACTGATATTGAATTGGCGAGTAAATATCCACTAAAAGGGTATCAAAATATCATAAGTTAATTATAACACTCATAGTAAAAtctcatataaataaaaaattataaaatattaaatatatatattgatctCTCGTATCATCTGAAATATTAAAACgatactaattatataattagaggatactaaaacaatataaattatatagtttgatgatattaagataatattgagTAAATAACTCATAAATGTTACACCATGACAATAGTCCAGCACAAATTTGGCAAGTGTGACATAAGTGGGATCAATTCAACAATAATAGGACTAGTGACTTGGCTCCCATTGCCATTACTAAAAGTCTTGGTTATGGCCGgccattatcattttttttaagaatatttccACTGACCGATTAATGCAGGCTGTATTGCAGGTATATATGTTCGTTCCACTTAGAGGTGAATCACCAGGATATTCTCTTGACCATGTCTTTTAGCGCATGTGTATATTGTTTGAGCCTGCATAGTTATCCCAACGGCGGCATATCCCAGCTTTCTTTTTCATCCTTGTACACGTTACAATTGCGCAGTAGATCACTGAATTTTTCTTTAACCATGTCTTTTAGCGCATGTGGTGAGTAGGACGTCATAGTAAATCTATATAGAGAGATATATTCATTAGATCATTGAATCAAACAAGGGAGTGAATTTTACGGCATGTGTTGATAAGATTTATCATCATTCTCCGTTGATTTATAAAAGTAATTCAGAGTTTTATGAATACTGGTATTGAGGATAAGATCATAGATTCTAGATGTAAAGAGAAAATTGGACGTAGAGTGATTTTTTTTACGTTATTCATATTGATGGCTCTGAAAGGATGCTCAGACATAGTGAATACAAAAATTACCTAGGAGTTTTCAAATCAGAATTGGAAAATGAAGGGAGATCCCTAGATTGGTCCAAGCAGGTTGATCCCTAGTTGTCAAACTTATAATGTAACCAGGTTGATTCTAAGTACATAagagattttttatttctatgtgTGTGTGCAATGTATtaccttttttctttattaatcatTCATATTTATAGGATTATAGTGTTTTTAGTTacgaattcaaattcaaattcaaaaattgagtGGTGACATTAATGATAAGATCGTGACCAAAactaattacattattatttttgtcgTTGGTTGGGTACGtgaagaatataattttattgattatgaatCGAACTCTTTGTGatttaaacatttttcaaagatcctatttcatttttattggaTTTCAACAATATTGTTGGATTGCAGAATGTCCACCATGTCTCTTTATATTTGAATGAGAGATAAGTTGCAAGGTTTTATGGCATGAACTGTGGTGATTAGGGTTTTGAACAGCATAATCtaataagaaattaaacttatctatcacaaaattttctaattttttggcTTGATATATAATGGTATATCCTGTGTTAACTTAATTTTACATTCAATTGTTATATCTTGGTTGCTTTTAGCATACAGAAAAGGAACCCAGCTTTGATCAATTGCCTTGGGCCTTGGCTACAATACCAAATTGGGCCAAAATGGCCAGGAGTGACAACTCTAATTTTGGACTTTACTTGAATTGGCTATCGACGTATATGGTCTTAGCTCTACATTGTCAATCTGGCATTGACTCGAGCACAAGCCCGATCTAAGTTTTTCTCAATTTGGATGGCAGAATCGACAAAAGAATAgtactatttaaataaaaacatatatttgcAATCAAATCAGGCCTTGACTCAAGCACAATCCTCTAATCAAACTAGTCCAATTAATCGATCCGATGCCGGTTTTTGTATCCATTATTACATTCTCAATTATTTGCCCATTATTGAATGTTGTGTTGCCTAAGAAAAGAGTTGCGTGTATGTCTGAAGACAATTTGGTTGGCGTAGAAGGCAAATTTTTCTCAATGTTTCCTAAATCATGTTTCGATTTCACAATTGAAATGTACAAGCGTCCTCTTGCAATGAAGCTCCAAAATGAAACTATGGAGTTACTATATACATTTTCTTGatgaattattttatcaaaataaaatttaaattgaatttaaactttacATTTGGACAAAATTGATTCCCTTTGAGTCTATCCTAATTTACCATTTCCGattgaaactaaaataaatagtCATCTTGGTAGGTCTAGGATGGAATCGCTCTTAGATGAGGTGAGCAAAGTTCTAAAATCTTCTCAAGACCCTGAGTTGGTCCCCCAACAGGAGGGCATTAGAATTTAGAACCATCAATGAACAGCCGGACTTAAAAATTGTGCTGTTCCTTGGGAGTTCACATCTACAGCATCAACAACTAACTTATAAGTATCTATCACGTTGCACGTCACCATACACTTCACCTGGCTTATCTTGAGCTTCCACCCATTTTGCATCCTCTATAAAATTAAGAACCTCATTTCAAACTTGATCCAATCCCTCAAATCTTCAAGTGTTGAATGAATTCTATTAGGTTTAGCTTTTGATTTGAATTCTATGGCGACTGGAGTTTCATCCTCTTCAAGTGTTGCAACGTATCGTGTTGGTTGTGATATCCTCTCCAGCGCAAAAAAACCCATATCAATATTGCCTTACTCGTTTTCAAGACTGGTGAATCATAACAGGAATAGGAAGAGCTTGAGAAAGATATGTTTGTTCATGGAGAAGAGTAAAGAAGATAGCATTACAGTTGAAAggaataattttgttgaaactcAGAATCAGATTACTGTATCACGGTTGGAAGAGAGCCGGGCAAGAAAAAAATCAGAGAGACAGACGTACCTTGTTGCTGCAATCATGTCATCTCTCGGCATTTCTTCCATGGCAGTTTTGGCTGTTTATTACAGATTTTCATGGCAAATGGAGGTACGGACTAACCTTTTCTTCTGAATCATTTTGAAGAGATTTTCATGGGTTGTTTTCTGATTGCTTCTTTTTTCCAGGGTGGAGAGCCGCAACTTCTTGAAATGTTCGGAACATTTGCACTCTCCATTGGAGCAGCtgtaagttttatatataaattcgTGCAACAAAAGCTGTGTTGGTTTAACTCTGGACTCTGTTATTTGGGATT
Above is a genomic segment from Mangifera indica cultivar Alphonso chromosome 3, CATAS_Mindica_2.1, whole genome shotgun sequence containing:
- the LOC123211007 gene encoding protein SPIRAL1-like 5, encoding MSRGGSYGGGQSSLGYLFSPDEQPSKPPAGQTTVSIPPYGIDTTTEKSPDTQSSGKQNVSNNYQRSQGQNSGNFITDRPSTKVKSVPGGDSSLGYLFGDK